The proteins below come from a single Paracoccus sp. SCSIO 75233 genomic window:
- a CDS encoding Zn-ribbon domain-containing OB-fold protein, which translates to MTDQLPKPVLNGDSEIYWTGAVEGKLLLRQCKDCGKLHFMPRHICPNCWSEDLEWIPASGRGKIHSFTVIRRASDPAFVSLCPYVVALIDLEEGPRMMANILGENALDAAIGTDVEVMFEDRGDGAVVPQFQLAEAGVAA; encoded by the coding sequence GTGACAGATCAGCTTCCGAAACCCGTTTTGAACGGGGATTCCGAAATCTACTGGACAGGCGCGGTAGAAGGAAAATTGCTGCTGCGGCAATGCAAGGATTGCGGCAAGCTTCATTTTATGCCGCGCCATATTTGTCCGAATTGCTGGAGCGAAGATCTTGAGTGGATCCCCGCATCAGGTCGCGGAAAGATCCACAGCTTTACCGTTATCCGGCGTGCCTCAGATCCGGCCTTCGTGTCGCTTTGCCCGTATGTCGTTGCGCTGATCGATCTCGAGGAAGGTCCCCGTATGATGGCGAATATCTTAGGGGAAAATGCGCTGGATGCGGCTATCGGCACTGATGTTGAGGTGATGTTTGAGGATCGCGGCGACGGTGCCGTTGTCCCTCAGTTTCAACTTGCGGAAGCTGGGGTCGCAGCATGA